Proteins encoded together in one Penaeus vannamei isolate JL-2024 chromosome 11, ASM4276789v1, whole genome shotgun sequence window:
- the LOC138863249 gene encoding chemotaxis regulatory protein ChePep-like: protein MNGEVALEPEKETKDVAQAPEKETWEVALEPEKETQEIQEVAEEPEKETQEVSLELEETQELAEEPEETQEVTLEPVKENQDVTLEPEKETQEETLEPEKETQEEVADEPEKETQEVALEPEKETKDVAWQHEKETQEVTQEPEKETQELAEEPDGDLGTRRRAREGDPGSRRRAREVVPESRRSAREGDPGSRRRAREGDPGKPEKEIQEVAEEPEKETQEVSLELEETQELAEEPEETQEVTLEPVKENQDVTLEPEKETQEETLEPEKETQEPEKETQEVAEEPEETQKVADVPDEETQEVAEEPEKETQEEVALEPEKETKDVALEPEKETKDVAREHEKETQEVAEEPDGDLGTRRRAREGDPGSRRRAREGDPERIHP, encoded by the exons atga AtggggaagtcgccctcgagcccgagaaggagaccaaggatgtCGCCCAggcgcccgaaaaggagacctgggaagtcgccctcgagcccgagaaggagacccag gaaatccaggaagtcgccgaagagcccgagaaggagacccaggaagtcagccTTGAGcttgaggagacccaggaactcgccgaagagcccgaggagacccaggaagtcacccttgagcccgtgAAGGAGAACCAGGatgtcaccctcgagcccgagaaggagacccaggaagaaaccctcgaacccgagaaggagacccaggaa gaagtcgccgacgagcccgagaaggaaacccaggaagtcgccctcgagcccgagaaggagaccaaggatgtCGCCTGgcagcacgagaaggagacccaggaagtcacccaggagcccgagaaggagacccaggaactcgccgaagagcccgatgGAGACCTAGGaactcgccgaagagcccgagaaggagacccaggaagtcgccgaagagcccgagaagtagTCCCAGAAAGTCGCCGaagtgcccgagaaggagacccaggaagtcgccgaagagcccgagaaggagacccaggaa agcccgagaaggaaatccaggaagtcgccgaagagcccgagaaggagacccaggaagtcagccTTGAGcttgaggagacccaggaactcgccgaagagcccgaggagacccaggaagtcacccttgagcccgtgAAGGAGAACCAGGatgtcaccctcgagcccgagaaggagacccaggaagaaaccctcgagcccgagaaggagacccaggaa cccgagaaggagacccaggaagtcgccgaagagcccgaggagacccagaaagtcgccgacGTGCCCGacgaggagacccaagaagtcgccgaagagcccgagaaggagacccaggaa gaagtcgccctcgagcccgagaaggagaccaaggatgtcgccctcgagcccgagaaggagaccaaggatgtCGCCCgggagcacgagaaggagacccaggaagtcgccgaagagcccgatgGAGACCTAGGaactcgccgaagagcccgagaaggagacccaggaagtcgccgaagagcccgagaaggagacccagaaa gaattcacccttga